CACCCTTATATTCAAGTTGTGAAATAATGTTTATCGCCTTATTAAATTTATTTTTTAAGTCGTCAGATGTTCCAAATTTAATACACATTTCTCCAGAGAAAACCTTCACATCTAAAACATCACTTACATCTACCATAGTTATCACAATAGCACTATTGGTTTTTCTATACTCAGTAATAATATTTGTTATTTCATTTGCAATAATAATTTTTCTATTATCTTCTGAGTAAACTAAACCTCCAACTTTAGATTGTTCGTATTTAAATCCAATTAAATTCACTAAGCTTTTATTTTTAATATCAGATCTTTTTTCTAGCAAAATGCCTTTGTTATCTAGAATATAATATATGTTGTTCACTTTTCCATAAAATACAGCTACTCTTTCTTCTATTTCTATTACAATTTTATTTGGCAAAACCTTTTTAAATTTCACACCTAGGATATATGGATTTTGGATAATTCTTTTTTTACTATCGTTAAAACTTACATTAAAAATATTACTTCCAAGTGTAATTTTAGCCGCATCATTAATTTCAGCTTTTGAAGCATTGGAATTCCCTAGAATTTCAATAGTTTTAATATTAAAATAGGGTAATTTAAAACATAGTGTAATCAATGTGGATACCATAATCATGGATAGAAGCGTTAAGCGTTTTACTCTTTTTTTGTGCTTTCTTTTATATAATAATTTTTCTTTATTTTCTATAATATAATTACCATTTTTAAAATTATCGCTTTTCTTGTTCATTCACTTCCCCGCATTCAATAATACATATTTTTTACATTTTTGACTTTTAAAATATAAACTTCTAGATTGTAGTTCACACTTTATCTTAATTTATCTAACTTACTTTTATAACTCACTTATCTATATATAATACCACTTAATCTAATTATTTTCATCTCAATTCCAATGTATTTTTTAGTATTTTAAAAAAATTAATATTTTGTGTGAGAAAGCATATAAAAAGGCATGCACAAATGCAAGCCTTCCCTTTTAATTTTTATTTGCATTTTGTCTTGACACGTTTAAAATTACTCCCATGGCAAACATATTAAAAACCAAAGCTGAGCCACCATAGCTTATAAAAGGCAATGGCACACCTGTAACTGGCATTGAACCGGTAACTACTGCTATATTAATAATTGCTTGAATAGCTATAACAGATGTAATACCAATGCCTAAAATAGTACCATACATATCTTTAGCTGTAACTGCTATTTTAATACCACGCCATACAAATATTACAAATAATAAAATTATAAAGCCGCATCCGATTAATCCTAATTCTTCACCAATTATTGAAAAAATAAAATCCGTCCACGGTTCTGGTATGTAAAGACATTTTTGTCTCGATTGCCCAATTCCTGCACCAGTGACTCCGCCAGACCCAAGTGCAAGCAATGATTGAACTAGTTGATAGCCTTCATCTTGACTATGGGCAAAAGGATTTGTAAAATTCATAAGTCTTTCCAATCTATATGGCGCAATTAATATTAAAACACCAACTGCAGCAACTAGCGATCCACCTATGGCAAAAATGTGTAAAAATCTTGCTCCTACCGCAAATAAAATAATTACAGTAACAATCATTATAACTGTTGCAATACTTAAGTTTGGTTCTAGTAAAATTAGACCTGCATAAAATCCTGAAACTAATAAGTACGGAAGAACACCTTTAAAGAATTCTTTAACTTTTTCTCCCTTTATGTCTAAGCTTTTAGCCATATATAACACTATAGCATATTTTGCAATTTCCGATGGTTGAAAACCTGCAAATCCTAATGGAATCCATCTCTTAGAACCGTTAACGGCTGGACATGCAAGTACAGCAAGTAATAACACTACAGTAATTATCATAATAATACCAGTATATTTTTTTATTACGTGATAATCAATTTTAATAGCTGCAATCATAAAAATGAATCCAATGCATACCCACATTAATTGTTTTTTTAAATAGAATTCTGGATCATCTAGTTTGAAAGCCGAAGTATAGGAGCTGGCACTATAAACCATTACTACTCCGATGGCCACAAGAAGCATTATGGTTGCAAATAATACAAAATCTATTTGTCCTATTTTAACCTTGGATTTTTTCATAATATATCCTCCTTAAATCATCTCCTGGGTCGCTAGGATTAACGACTTCAGAAGGATATCCAGACTCCCACTGAAGTTTTTTCTTTGTTATAGTATGGGCCACTTATAGAAGTAGGAGACTCTCCTTCTGAAATGTCGTTAAACCCTAATAGGTAAAGGATAGAAATCCAACTATACATAAAACCACTGTTACAATAGAGAATATTGCCACAATCTTAGTTTCCTGCCATCCACTTAATTCAAAATGATGGTGAATTGGAGACATCTTAAATACTCTCTTACCAGTAGACTTAAATACTAATACTTGAATAATAACTGAAACTGCCTCCAGAACATATATTCCACCTACAATAACAACCAGTAGTGGTACCTTAAGTATCATACCCACCGCTGCTACTGCGCCACCAAGTGCAAGTGACCCCATGTCTCCCATAAAAATTTGTGCTTTATAAGAATTAAATTTTAAAAATCCTAATAACGCACCAGCAAGAGCAGCACAGAATATTGCAAGAGTAGAATGAAACATCATATTACTAACTAGTGCAAAGAATGTCATAACTACTATTGTAACACTGGTAGCTAAGCCATCTAATCCATCTGTTAAATTAACTGAATTTGTAGTTGCTGCAAAATATATAATAATACAGGGTACATACCAAATACCCAATTTTATGGTTTTATTTAAAAATGGTATCATTGTTTCCGTCCCTATTATAATTGAAGCGTAATAACCAATAAAACCCGCTACCACAACTATAAGTAGCATCTTTTGTTTGGATGAAAGCCCTTCATTTTTTTTACGTTTTATTTTTAGAACATCATCAATAAGCCCAATTAATCCAAAAGCAATAAAACAATATAGTGCAATCATAGCCTCATCATTTAAATGCCTAACAATGATTAGCATTGTAATTATTGTTGAAGTCATGAATATAATGCCTCCCATAGTAGGTGTGCCTGCTTTTTTTAGATGACTTCTAGGTCCTTCTTCCCTTATATTTTGACCAAACTTAAGCTTATGTAACATTGGAATTAAAAGTGGACCTTGTAGAATTGATAAAAAAAATGCAATTAAAACTGAATATATAATTAAACTCATTTTTCAGTCACCTCTTTAGCATTTATATTATCTAGCGAATTTAGATTCGCCCGCGAATTAATATTCTCTAGAGCATTCAAATGCTCTAGTTCATTAACTATGCTCTCAAACTTCATATATCTCGAAGCTTTAACTAAAACAACATCATTTGGGGCAATAATTTCACTTAGGAAAGAAATTACTTCATTATAAGTTTCAAAACACCTATATTTATCTATATCACTAAATCCTTGTTTATATGCCTCATTAAATTCCCCTAGGGTAATTAATAAATCAATATCTTTACTTTTTGCATATTCCCCAACTTGCCTATGTCCTTCGAAGGCGTTATTTCCTAATTCTCTCATAGTACCGAGTATTGCAATTTTAGATTTTCCACTAACATCACAAAGTACATCCATTGCAGCTAGCATTGAATCTGGGCTAGCATTATAACAGTCGTTAATGACAGTGAATTTTTCACCCTTTGTTATATCTAAACGCATAGAGGTGGCTTCTAAATTTTTAAAGCCACTAGCAATTTCATCATAGCTCATACCCAATACCCTTCCGCAAGCTACTGCTAGTAGGGAATTTAGTACGTTATGTCTTCCAGGTATATTAACCTCAATTGTATTATCAGTTAAAATTCCAGTCTCAATTAATCTGAATGTTATTTTGTGCTCAAAAATATTTAAATCACAGGCTTTATAATCAGCCTGAGAATCAATTCCTGTTTTTATAGTTTTATAGTTTGATGTGATTATATTTTCTAATAAATCATTGTCTGAATTTACAATTAAAATACTATCCTCTGTAAAAAAATCTGTTATCTCCATTTTAGCCTTTAAAATATTTTCTCTTGTTTTAAGATTTTCAAGGTGAGACATTCCGATGTTAGTAATTATGCCAATATTAGGTTTTGAAGTCTCACATAGGTTATGAATCTCTCCAAAATCACTCATTCCCATTTCGAGAACTGCAATATCATAACTTTTATCTAACATAAATATCATCATAGGTAACCCTATTTCGTTGTTAAAATTACCCAGTGTTTTAAAAACTTTGAATTTTGCAGATAGCACCGCTGCAACCAAATCCTTTGTGGAAGTTTTGCCTGTAGACCCTGTAATCCCTACTACTTGTATATCTAGCTTATTTAAATAAAATTTTGCTAAATCCCTTAATGCTTTTTTAGTATCTCCTACTTTAATTACAGTAGTTTTCACATCTAGCAACTTTTCTTCAAATTTTATTTCATCAATTATGCAAATTGAAGCTCCTTTTTTACTAGCATCTACAATAAAATCATTAGCATTAAAATTTTCACCCTTTAAGGCTATAAAAATATCCTTGTCTTTTATGTCTCTTGTATCCATGCAAACATTGTTATAAAAGGCGCTTTCTCCTTTAACTACTACTTCTCCAAGCGTTGCCTCAATTATCTCGTCTAGTGTAATATACTCCATCTACAAACTCCCCTTTATTATATCTAAAACAATTTCCCGCTCATCAAAATGTATTGTTTTATCCTTCAAAACCTGATAGTCCTCATGCCCTTTTCCTGCAATAACAATTACATCATCTTTCATCGCAATTTCAATTGCTCTTTTTATAGCTGCTGTTCTATCCGCTATAATTTCAAATTTCTGTTTTCCAATGCCTTTTACTACATCATTAATTATTTCTAGCGGGTCCTCAGTTCTTGGATTGTCAGAAGTTATTATTGAAATATCACTAAGTTTGCTACCAATTTCGCCCATGATAGCTCTTTTGGTTTTATCTCTATCTCCGCCGCAACCAAAAACACATATAAGTTTGCCTTTTGTAAATTCTCTCACAGTTTTTAGTATGTTTTCTAGTGCATCAGGTGTATGTGCATAATCTAAAATTATTTCAAATCCCAAGTTGTAGTTATTTGCAACAAGTTCACAACGTCCAAGCACTTGTACTTTTTTTAGCCCTTGTTTAATTGCAGATATTTCTATTCCCTGATTTAAACAAACTCCAATGCAGCCAAGAGCATTATATATATTATAATTTCCTGGTATATTCAATTCAATCTCAAAAGAGTTGTCTTTATACAGCACCGTGAATTTACTTCCCCTCGAGTTCATTTCTATATTAGTAGCCCTAATATCTACATTGGAATTTAATCCATAGCTCGATTTACTACTTGTAATTAAATTATAGGCACTGCCTCCATAAGTATCATCAATATTAATTACAGAGTTTTTACTATGCTTAAATAATATTAGTTTTGCATTAAAATAATTTTCTAAAGTTTTATGAAAATCTAAATGATCTTGTGTTAAATTTGTGAAAATGCTTTCACAAAACTCTATTCCATATACCCTATCTAAATACAGTGAATGAGAAGACACCTCCATAACACAATAATCCACACGTGACTCCACCATTTCATTGAAAAGCTCATGTAGCTCTAGAGATTCTGGAGTAGTTCTCTCCGAATGAATTTTGTCCTCACCAATATAATTTGCTATAGTTCCAATAAGTCCAACTTTATGCCCTTGCTCCTCTAAAATAGCTTTAATCATAAAGGCTGAAGTTGTTTTTCCATTAGTACCTGTGATTCCTATGATTTTCATCTTACTAC
This DNA window, taken from Clostridium estertheticum, encodes the following:
- a CDS encoding cell division protein FtsQ/DivIB, which codes for MNKKSDNFKNGNYIIENKEKLLYKRKHKKRVKRLTLLSMIMVSTLITLCFKLPYFNIKTIEILGNSNASKAEINDAAKITLGSNIFNVSFNDSKKRIIQNPYILGVKFKKVLPNKIVIEIEERVAVFYGKVNNIYYILDNKGILLEKRSDIKNKSLVNLIGFKYEQSKVGGLVYSEDNRKIIIANEITNIITEYRKTNSAIVITMVDVSDVLDVKVFSGEMCIKFGTSDDLKNKFNKAINIISQLEYKGAKGYVDVSSKSNPVVFIQQ
- the spoVE gene encoding stage V sporulation protein E; translation: MKKSKVKIGQIDFVLFATIMLLVAIGVVMVYSASSYTSAFKLDDPEFYLKKQLMWVCIGFIFMIAAIKIDYHVIKKYTGIIMIITVVLLLAVLACPAVNGSKRWIPLGFAGFQPSEIAKYAIVLYMAKSLDIKGEKVKEFFKGVLPYLLVSGFYAGLILLEPNLSIATVIMIVTVIILFAVGARFLHIFAIGGSLVAAVGVLILIAPYRLERLMNFTNPFAHSQDEGYQLVQSLLALGSGGVTGAGIGQSRQKCLYIPEPWTDFIFSIIGEELGLIGCGFIILLFVIFVWRGIKIAVTAKDMYGTILGIGITSVIAIQAIINIAVVTGSMPVTGVPLPFISYGGSALVFNMFAMGVILNVSRQNANKN
- the mraY gene encoding phospho-N-acetylmuramoyl-pentapeptide-transferase, which produces MSLIIYSVLIAFFLSILQGPLLIPMLHKLKFGQNIREEGPRSHLKKAGTPTMGGIIFMTSTIITMLIIVRHLNDEAMIALYCFIAFGLIGLIDDVLKIKRKKNEGLSSKQKMLLIVVVAGFIGYYASIIIGTETMIPFLNKTIKLGIWYVPCIIIYFAATTNSVNLTDGLDGLATSVTIVVMTFFALVSNMMFHSTLAIFCAALAGALLGFLKFNSYKAQIFMGDMGSLALGGAVAAVGMILKVPLLVVIVGGIYVLEAVSVIIQVLVFKSTGKRVFKMSPIHHHFELSGWQETKIVAIFSIVTVVLCIVGFLSFTY
- a CDS encoding UDP-N-acetylmuramoyl-tripeptide--D-alanyl-D-alanine ligase, with amino-acid sequence MEYITLDEIIEATLGEVVVKGESAFYNNVCMDTRDIKDKDIFIALKGENFNANDFIVDASKKGASICIIDEIKFEEKLLDVKTTVIKVGDTKKALRDLAKFYLNKLDIQVVGITGSTGKTSTKDLVAAVLSAKFKVFKTLGNFNNEIGLPMMIFMLDKSYDIAVLEMGMSDFGEIHNLCETSKPNIGIITNIGMSHLENLKTRENILKAKMEITDFFTEDSILIVNSDNDLLENIITSNYKTIKTGIDSQADYKACDLNIFEHKITFRLIETGILTDNTIEVNIPGRHNVLNSLLAVACGRVLGMSYDEIASGFKNLEATSMRLDITKGEKFTVINDCYNASPDSMLAAMDVLCDVSGKSKIAILGTMRELGNNAFEGHRQVGEYAKSKDIDLLITLGEFNEAYKQGFSDIDKYRCFETYNEVISFLSEIIAPNDVVLVKASRYMKFESIVNELEHLNALENINSRANLNSLDNINAKEVTEK
- a CDS encoding UDP-N-acetylmuramoyl-L-alanyl-D-glutamate--2,6-diaminopimelate ligase; this encodes MKLRKIMENINLDLINGNIDIDIKEIQYDSRKIKSGDLFFCIDGYKVDGHEYIQNAINNGAAAIVCQKNIEAQLNCTVIKVEDSRKALALSAANYYNNPSSKMKIIGITGTNGKTTSAFMIKAILEEQGHKVGLIGTIANYIGEDKIHSERTTPESLELHELFNEMVESRVDYCVMEVSSHSLYLDRVYGIEFCESIFTNLTQDHLDFHKTLENYFNAKLILFKHSKNSVINIDDTYGGSAYNLITSSKSSYGLNSNVDIRATNIEMNSRGSKFTVLYKDNSFEIELNIPGNYNIYNALGCIGVCLNQGIEISAIKQGLKKVQVLGRCELVANNYNLGFEIILDYAHTPDALENILKTVREFTKGKLICVFGCGGDRDKTKRAIMGEIGSKLSDISIITSDNPRTEDPLEIINDVVKGIGKQKFEIIADRTAAIKRAIEIAMKDDVIVIAGKGHEDYQVLKDKTIHFDEREIVLDIIKGSL